One stretch of Zingiber officinale cultivar Zhangliang chromosome 6B, Zo_v1.1, whole genome shotgun sequence DNA includes these proteins:
- the LOC121989747 gene encoding uncharacterized protein LOC121989747 isoform X1 has protein sequence MASSSVKGANHHMRQGTTLREEKAGITQVDMSCILKTQHLQRLAAWASQEARISPLAALLGQKLASEAEASSIPLDSSIFLCERCETVLQPGTNCTIRIVKVANKKRRRSEKSRRPCQNKVTYTCHFCSHQNQTWGTAKGQVHALVASRQVQTPKPDSCNSISHSKDKYSKGIMISKELQHDAGRQNPSNPEAQSEPKSSTPERKVAESQCSVTPSIKLASKSSKKSNSGCSRPDKVRSNSAGDDASGKMIGTGSRKQQRRRSMSLRKMVENDFKEKNVTNLAIPFHL, from the exons ATGGCGTCCTCTTCAG TTAAGGGCGCCAACCATCACATGCGTCAAGGTACAACACTTCGTGAGGAAAAAGCTGGCATAACTCAAGTAGACATGAGTTGCATTTTGAAAACACAACATCTCCAGCGCCTGGCAGCATGGGCTAGTCAAGAGGCCAGAATAAGTCCCCTTGCCGCCCTTTTGGGACAGAAATTGGCTTCTGAAGCTGAGGCTTCAAGCATCCCTTTAGACTCCTCGATTTTTctttgtgagag ATGCGAAACCGTGTTGCAACCTGGAACTAATTGCACTATAAGGATAGTAAAAGTTGCCAACAAAAAACGAAGACGTAGTGAGAAATCACGACGACCTTGTCAGAACAAAGTTACCTATACATGTCATTTTTGTTCTCATCAGAACCAAACATGGGGCACAGCCAAAGGCCAAGTTCATGCTCTGGTAGCTTCACGACAGGTTCAAACTCCAAAACCAGATTCTTGCAACTCCATAAGTCACTCGAAAGACAAATATAGCAAGGGCATTATGATCTCCAAGGAGCTTCAGCATGATGCTGGAAGGCAAAATCCGTCCAATCCAGAGGCCCAATCCGAGCCAAAATCCAGCACTCCTGAAAGGAAGGTAGCTGAATCCCAGTGCTCGGTTACTCCATCAATCAAACTGGCTAGCAAATCTAGCAAAAAGAGCAACAGCGGCTGCTCTAGACCTGACAAGGTCAGAAGCAATTCAGCAGGTGATGATGCTTCAGGAAAAATGATTGGAACAGGTTCGAGAAAGCAGCAGAGAAGAAGATCCATGAGCTTGCGGAAGATGGTTGagaatgattttaaagaaaaaaatgttACTAATTTGGCTATTCCATTTCATTTGTAG
- the LOC121989747 gene encoding uncharacterized protein LOC121989747 isoform X2 produces MRQGTTLREEKAGITQVDMSCILKTQHLQRLAAWASQEARISPLAALLGQKLASEAEASSIPLDSSIFLCERCETVLQPGTNCTIRIVKVANKKRRRSEKSRRPCQNKVTYTCHFCSHQNQTWGTAKGQVHALVASRQVQTPKPDSCNSISHSKDKYSKGIMISKELQHDAGRQNPSNPEAQSEPKSSTPERKVAESQCSVTPSIKLASKSSKKSNSGCSRPDKVRSNSAGDDASGKMIGTGSRKQQRRRSMSLRKMVENDFKEKNVTNLAIPFHL; encoded by the exons ATGCGTCAAGGTACAACACTTCGTGAGGAAAAAGCTGGCATAACTCAAGTAGACATGAGTTGCATTTTGAAAACACAACATCTCCAGCGCCTGGCAGCATGGGCTAGTCAAGAGGCCAGAATAAGTCCCCTTGCCGCCCTTTTGGGACAGAAATTGGCTTCTGAAGCTGAGGCTTCAAGCATCCCTTTAGACTCCTCGATTTTTctttgtgagag ATGCGAAACCGTGTTGCAACCTGGAACTAATTGCACTATAAGGATAGTAAAAGTTGCCAACAAAAAACGAAGACGTAGTGAGAAATCACGACGACCTTGTCAGAACAAAGTTACCTATACATGTCATTTTTGTTCTCATCAGAACCAAACATGGGGCACAGCCAAAGGCCAAGTTCATGCTCTGGTAGCTTCACGACAGGTTCAAACTCCAAAACCAGATTCTTGCAACTCCATAAGTCACTCGAAAGACAAATATAGCAAGGGCATTATGATCTCCAAGGAGCTTCAGCATGATGCTGGAAGGCAAAATCCGTCCAATCCAGAGGCCCAATCCGAGCCAAAATCCAGCACTCCTGAAAGGAAGGTAGCTGAATCCCAGTGCTCGGTTACTCCATCAATCAAACTGGCTAGCAAATCTAGCAAAAAGAGCAACAGCGGCTGCTCTAGACCTGACAAGGTCAGAAGCAATTCAGCAGGTGATGATGCTTCAGGAAAAATGATTGGAACAGGTTCGAGAAAGCAGCAGAGAAGAAGATCCATGAGCTTGCGGAAGATGGTTGagaatgattttaaagaaaaaaatgttACTAATTTGGCTATTCCATTTCATTTGTAG